In Candidatus Bathyarchaeota archaeon, one DNA window encodes the following:
- a CDS encoding amidohydrolase family protein yields MSEEFDVLIVNGLIVDGTGSEAYRGSVAIRGDRIGEVGETIRGDARVVLDVGGLAVAPGFIDVHNHGDLSILYYPEAEGFLRQGITTFVGGNCGTSPGPYGDYLGYAYFLYDLYCDVAPHMYYLDRVLPRELVNERHRELYGWEIDWHTMGEFFKRVEAKGLSPNYVPIVGHGEIRTLVMGPDYKRKATRREVRRMQEEVRHAMEEGCRGLSVGRDYEPGYYAGLDELLACAKVAAEYGGIYTSHSLRTGLRRERRPGEPPPPKAKGVLEAIEVARRCGIPVQISHLSPLYDVYPAGSEVMTEASVRATLKLIDDARGEGLDVSFDVIPHHLTGGIYTSPWLAGLLLPWLRVTGSREGLAEALRMEEFRAEIKAIIMSGKWYGLNPNINPNWAAELTIVSCREERFMGKTLAEVTEMLKLDPLDALMEVLARDPYTKAVRKGEDDSAKLMFYKHPEMMVGIDTFALDDKWECRHPPWYMPNENSYGGFPRYFRRAVRETKTLTLEEAVRKVTSLPARKFKLRDRGIIKPGAYADIVVMNPETIIDRGDQLEPRRYPEGIEHVVVNGVLVIEKGRHTGARPGRILYRE; encoded by the coding sequence ATGTCCGAGGAGTTTGATGTCCTAATAGTTAATGGGCTCATAGTGGATGGGACTGGCTCAGAGGCCTACAGGGGTTCTGTCGCAATCAGGGGTGATAGGATAGGCGAGGTGGGAGAAACTATCAGGGGTGATGCCAGGGTTGTCTTGGATGTTGGTGGGTTGGCTGTCGCTCCAGGGTTCATCGATGTCCATAATCACGGGGACCTCTCCATATTATATTACCCGGAGGCTGAGGGCTTCCTTCGGCAGGGGATAACCACCTTCGTCGGGGGGAACTGCGGGACCAGCCCAGGACCCTACGGAGACTATCTAGGCTATGCATACTTCCTATACGACCTATACTGCGATGTTGCACCTCACATGTACTACCTGGACAGGGTTCTCCCGAGGGAGCTGGTCAACGAGAGGCATCGGGAGCTTTACGGATGGGAGATAGACTGGCACACCATGGGGGAGTTCTTCAAGAGGGTTGAGGCCAAGGGACTGAGCCCGAACTATGTTCCAATAGTCGGCCACGGTGAGATCAGGACATTGGTGATGGGCCCAGACTACAAGAGGAAGGCGACTAGGAGGGAGGTTAGGAGGATGCAGGAGGAGGTAAGGCATGCAATGGAGGAGGGGTGCAGGGGCCTCAGCGTGGGCAGGGACTACGAGCCAGGATACTACGCCGGCCTCGATGAGCTTTTGGCATGCGCCAAGGTGGCAGCCGAGTACGGCGGCATATACACGAGCCACAGCCTACGAACTGGATTGAGGAGGGAGAGGAGGCCTGGGGAGCCTCCCCCACCGAAGGCTAAGGGGGTTCTGGAGGCGATAGAGGTCGCGAGGAGATGCGGGATTCCAGTCCAGATATCCCACCTCAGCCCACTGTACGACGTATACCCAGCCGGGAGCGAGGTCATGACCGAGGCCTCCGTCAGGGCCACACTGAAGCTGATAGATGACGCCAGGGGGGAAGGCCTCGACGTGAGCTTCGACGTGATACCACACCACCTAACAGGGGGCATATACACCTCCCCATGGCTTGCCGGGCTGCTGCTCCCATGGCTAAGGGTCACAGGCTCTAGAGAGGGGCTGGCTGAGGCCTTAAGGATGGAGGAGTTCAGGGCTGAGATAAAGGCCATCATCATGTCCGGGAAGTGGTACGGCCTGAACCCGAACATAAACCCGAACTGGGCCGCTGAACTGACCATAGTCAGCTGCAGGGAGGAGAGGTTCATGGGCAAGACCTTAGCCGAGGTCACAGAGATGTTGAAGTTGGACCCGCTCGACGCCCTTATGGAGGTATTGGCTAGGGACCCCTACACGAAGGCCGTGAGAAAGGGGGAAGACGACTCGGCCAAGCTGATGTTCTACAAGCATCCTGAGATGATGGTCGGGATAGACACCTTCGCCCTAGATGACAAGTGGGAGTGCCGCCACCCACCATGGTACATGCCCAACGAGAACAGCTACGGAGGATTCCCCAGGTACTTCAGGAGGGCGGTCAGGGAGACCAAGACCCTAACCTTAGAGGAGGCGGTAAGGAAGGTTACATCCCTACCCGCCAGAAAGTTTAAGCTGAGAGATAGGGGCATCATAAAGCCAGGAGCCTACGCCGACATCGTTGTCATGAACCCAGAGACCATCATCGACAGGGGAGACCAGCTGGAGCCGAGGAGATACCCCGAAGGAATAGAGCATGTCGTGGTGAACGGCGTATTGGTCATCGAAAAGGGGAGACACACAGGAGCAAGGCCCGGCAGAATCCTCTATAGAGAATAA
- a CDS encoding type II toxin-antitoxin system VapC family toxin: protein MRRYVIDAGILFLHFIDDEGVRPYLDEIIQGKAQAFISDVNLAEYYYKTCEKLGKGIADLRYHQIRDSDIISVATDETLTLKAGEKKCRYRGTLSLADCFALALSELKEAILLTTDSELAKVREVSVKHFSV from the coding sequence GTGAGGAGATACGTGATAGATGCAGGGATCCTTTTCCTCCACTTCATCGACGATGAAGGTGTTAGACCATACCTTGATGAGATCATTCAGGGAAAGGCTCAGGCCTTCATCTCCGATGTAAACCTTGCGGAATACTATTACAAGACATGCGAAAAGCTTGGGAAGGGTATCGCTGATCTCCGCTACCACCAGATAAGGGATTCGGACATCATTTCAGTCGCGACAGATGAGACTCTAACTTTGAAGGCAGGTGAGAAAAAATGCAGATATAGAGGCACGCTTTCACTGGCTGACTGTTTCGCCCTAGCCCTCTCCGAGCTGAAGGAGGCAATCCTCCTCACAACGGACAGCGAACTGGCGAAAGTTAGAGAAGTGAGTGTTAAGCACTTCTCGGTCTAA
- a CDS encoding AbrB/MazE/SpoVT family DNA-binding domain-containing protein — translation MVTIPAEIMRKYGIKGGMRVKFVETEAGILMIPIPSLGDLRGIDRQYASEMIECVRELGAEHRREARE, via the coding sequence ATGGTGACGATTCCCGCTGAGATCATGAGAAAGTATGGGATTAAGGGAGGGATGAGGGTTAAATTCGTTGAGACAGAAGCAGGAATACTCATGATCCCCATTCCAAGCCTAGGGGATCTCCGTGGGATAGACCGTCAATATGCCTCGGAGATGATTGAATGCGTAAGGGAGCTTGGGGCAGAACACCGCCGGGAGGCGAGGGAGTGA
- a CDS encoding D-aminoacylase, protein MNRDVFDIVIKNGKIFDGTGNPWFRANIGIKNGIISKITRKEDIKAERVIDARGKAVMPGIVDLHTHTDFSITWNNRAKNRLRQGITTDVVGNCGLSSYGFKRGFEGKISGWLSSMAGKHIEVDWNTLAQWRRKLESIGIGNNIVPFIGFGTVRRSVMGDEGEGGERNEPEEHELDEMRTLVEEAMREGAFGLTTGLEYAPQRNAYTEEIISLAKVASSYGGCYMSHIRSEDDFLIEAVEEFIRICLEADIPGCISHHKACNPRVWGKSKETLRRINEARNRGLEIICDTYPWLYVAVRNVGLFFLKPGDSIEAKRDDILRSMKNEEEWMKLKNDAKMRYEEERKWIEETREKLKRRGTPGRIPWDPTTYYIIVYSKRFPELEGRNFTEAAKMLGIEDPWDAMRRLYLADEGTTCVAMGSMDEEDLIEILKAPFTAVSTDASAEDEPRSLHPRGYGTYPLLFERYVRDKAVLSLEEAVRKITSLPAGFLGLEDRGLIREGFWADLVVFDPSMIENRATYTEPTSYPIGISHVLVNGELAVDNGEFTESLSGRVLIHR, encoded by the coding sequence ATGAATAGAGATGTGTTCGACATCGTAATTAAGAATGGAAAAATATTCGATGGTACGGGAAATCCCTGGTTCAGGGCGAATATAGGCATCAAGAATGGGATCATCTCTAAAATAACTCGTAAAGAGGATATCAAAGCTGAAAGGGTTATAGACGCCCGAGGAAAAGCAGTCATGCCCGGAATCGTGGACCTCCACACCCACACGGACTTCTCCATAACATGGAATAACAGGGCAAAAAATAGGCTAAGGCAGGGGATCACCACCGACGTCGTAGGCAATTGTGGCCTATCTTCCTACGGCTTCAAGAGGGGATTTGAGGGAAAGATTAGCGGATGGCTTTCCTCAATGGCTGGAAAGCATATCGAGGTAGATTGGAACACCCTAGCCCAGTGGCGAAGAAAGCTAGAGAGTATTGGAATAGGGAACAATATAGTCCCATTCATTGGGTTTGGCACTGTGAGGAGGAGCGTTATGGGAGATGAAGGCGAGGGGGGAGAGAGAAATGAGCCTGAGGAACATGAACTGGATGAGATGAGAACCCTTGTGGAGGAGGCGATGAGAGAGGGCGCCTTCGGATTGACAACAGGATTAGAATATGCTCCACAACGCAATGCCTACACTGAAGAGATAATATCTCTTGCTAAGGTTGCATCCTCTTATGGCGGCTGCTACATGTCCCACATAAGATCGGAGGATGACTTCCTCATCGAAGCCGTTGAGGAATTCATCAGGATCTGTCTCGAAGCGGATATACCTGGCTGCATATCTCACCATAAGGCATGTAATCCAAGGGTTTGGGGAAAGTCCAAGGAGACCCTGAGACGGATAAATGAAGCAAGGAATAGGGGTTTAGAGATTATCTGCGATACATATCCATGGCTTTATGTGGCCGTCCGTAATGTTGGGCTCTTCTTCCTGAAGCCAGGAGATTCAATCGAGGCTAAGAGAGACGACATCCTTAGATCTATGAAAAACGAGGAGGAATGGATGAAGCTGAAGAATGATGCAAAGATGAGATATGAAGAAGAGAGGAAATGGATAGAGGAAACCCGGGAAAAGCTTAAGAGAAGAGGCACCCCAGGTAGGATCCCCTGGGATCCCACAACCTATTACATCATCGTCTATTCGAAGAGATTTCCCGAACTAGAGGGGAGGAACTTCACAGAGGCGGCCAAGATGCTGGGCATCGAAGACCCCTGGGACGCGATGAGAAGGCTGTACCTGGCCGATGAAGGAACAACCTGCGTAGCCATGGGCAGCATGGATGAGGAAGATCTCATAGAAATCCTTAAGGCACCCTTCACAGCGGTCTCCACCGACGCATCGGCTGAGGACGAGCCCAGATCTCTTCATCCAAGAGGTTATGGCACCTATCCCCTACTCTTCGAGAGATATGTCAGAGATAAGGCTGTGCTCAGTTTGGAGGAGGCTGTCCGTAAAATAACATCGCTCCCGGCAGGCTTCCTCGGGCTTGAAGATAGGGGCCTGATAAGAGAAGGTTTCTGGGCCGATCTGGTCGTATTCGACCCATCCATGATAGAGAACAGGGCTACATACACTGAGCCAACATCATATCCGATCGGTATCTCCCATGTACTGGTTAACGGAGAACTCGCTGTAGACAACGGAGAGTTCACCGAGTCCTTGAGTGGAAGGGTCCTAATCCATAGATAA
- a CDS encoding CapA family protein, whose amino-acid sequence MEFSGLYLGRYENKNEHFPSFEAAMRQHAEATKSTLILDWLREADIALANLETTLAENKPYYPSRPTTYRFRADPENGGGLKNLGIDIVSLANNHVFDYGDSAFSETLKVLDEAGVKHVGAGMNLEDALAPVFFDVDGLRLAFLGFATVFPLAGVAGFDIPGVAAIRSKIIYEFETQRLPTDLRQGYASLPKIYELPMEEDVKMLREHIKHVKDEADFLIVSIHWGREYEDTPSESQMRLGHEMIDAGADMIIGHHPHTAQSIESYKGKYIFYSLGNFAMQVEWDIARCEAYLNEAFMVRVFIDDVKTPKVEILPTRTDRTGLPMISEDSYNVIRHLRSLSSPLNVEIIQQGQIAYIKQKA is encoded by the coding sequence GTGGAGTTCAGCGGGTTGTATCTGGGAAGATACGAGAATAAAAATGAGCATTTCCCCTCGTTCGAGGCCGCTATGAGGCAACACGCAGAAGCGACGAAATCAACCCTCATATTGGACTGGCTTAGAGAGGCCGATATCGCCCTCGCAAATCTCGAAACGACTCTCGCCGAGAATAAACCATATTATCCCTCAAGGCCAACTACCTACAGGTTTAGAGCAGACCCCGAAAACGGCGGGGGTCTCAAGAATCTTGGAATAGACATAGTTTCGTTGGCCAATAATCATGTCTTCGATTATGGTGACTCGGCTTTCTCTGAGACCTTGAAGGTCTTAGATGAGGCGGGGGTGAAGCATGTGGGCGCGGGGATGAACCTGGAGGATGCCTTGGCCCCTGTCTTCTTTGATGTGGATGGACTTAGATTAGCTTTCCTCGGCTTTGCCACGGTTTTCCCCCTCGCAGGCGTCGCGGGCTTTGATATTCCTGGTGTTGCGGCCATAAGAAGCAAGATAATCTACGAGTTCGAGACTCAAAGGCTTCCCACGGATCTGAGGCAGGGTTATGCCTCTCTTCCCAAGATATACGAGTTGCCTATGGAGGAAGATGTCAAGATGCTGAGGGAGCATATCAAGCATGTGAAAGATGAGGCGGACTTCCTGATAGTCTCGATTCACTGGGGTAGAGAATACGAGGATACCCCGAGTGAGAGTCAGATGAGGCTCGGTCACGAGATGATCGATGCGGGGGCGGATATGATCATCGGGCATCATCCCCACACTGCTCAGTCAATAGAGAGCTATAAGGGAAAATACATATTTTATAGCCTCGGAAATTTCGCTATGCAGGTTGAGTGGGATATAGCTAGATGTGAAGCATATCTTAACGAGGCTTTCATGGTGAGGGTTTTTATAGATGATGTGAAAACACCTAAGGTCGAGATTTTACCGACGAGAACAGATAGAACAGGTTTACCCATGATATCTGAGGATTCTTATAACGTTATAAGACACCTAAGATCCCTGTCTTCTCCACTTAATGTGGAGATCATCCAACAGGGCCAAATAGCTTACATCAAACAAAAAGCTTAA
- a CDS encoding M20/M25/M40 family metallo-hydrolase: protein MESANMVLSFIRETGAEAELIPTKGEGSPVIYGKLIGDRAKRTIVAYQMYDTQPVIDPELWISPPFEARIVDDKIIARGAINSKGPLMAELMAIRAVKEATGEMPVNIIFTFDGEEEVGSWQLRHFLREQPERLKGAECVWMPGVFSRHYKNTMMSLGSKGCIDFQLSIDHKRPEIHSSCAPIVENPAWRLVWALNSMKDSEGRVTIEGFYDNIIPPSEEDIELMRKLVEAGEEERLRRRFGIERFRKDLHGLELFKEYLFQPTLTINGLSSGYVGPAAMTINPGWARANLDIRLVLGMDADDIWEKIGRHLKKHGFDDVEMRLTGWKANASKSPLNTNIARAWRNAIKSAGFNDPIIYPMGAGTGPYMYYTAPPLNLAAASAGSSDMPPHHAHAPNEYITTEEYITTTKMAATFLIEYGKL, encoded by the coding sequence ATGGAGTCTGCGAATATGGTGCTGAGCTTCATAAGGGAGACCGGAGCCGAGGCAGAGCTTATTCCGACGAAGGGGGAGGGGAGCCCAGTCATTTATGGAAAGCTCATCGGAGACCGAGCGAAGAGAACTATAGTCGCTTACCAGATGTATGACACCCAGCCCGTCATAGACCCTGAATTGTGGATATCCCCACCCTTCGAGGCAAGGATCGTCGATGATAAGATCATCGCAAGGGGTGCAATCAACAGCAAGGGCCCCCTAATGGCTGAGCTTATGGCCATTAGGGCGGTTAAAGAGGCTACAGGAGAAATGCCTGTTAACATAATCTTCACCTTCGACGGGGAGGAGGAGGTGGGGAGCTGGCAGTTAAGGCACTTCCTGAGGGAGCAGCCAGAGCGGCTTAAAGGGGCTGAGTGCGTCTGGATGCCCGGGGTCTTCTCGAGGCACTACAAAAATACGATGATGAGCCTAGGCTCTAAGGGCTGCATCGACTTCCAGTTAAGCATAGATCATAAGAGGCCCGAGATACATTCCAGCTGCGCCCCGATCGTCGAGAACCCAGCCTGGCGCCTCGTCTGGGCCCTCAACAGCATGAAGGATTCGGAAGGCCGGGTGACGATTGAGGGATTCTATGACAACATCATACCCCCAAGCGAGGAGGATATAGAACTGATGAGGAAACTGGTGGAGGCTGGAGAGGAGGAGAGGCTGAGGAGGCGGTTCGGAATAGAGAGGTTCAGAAAAGACCTTCACGGCCTAGAGCTATTTAAGGAGTACCTCTTCCAGCCTACATTGACAATAAACGGGCTGAGCAGCGGGTATGTAGGCCCAGCAGCCATGACCATAAACCCAGGGTGGGCCAGGGCAAACCTAGATATCCGGCTGGTCCTAGGGATGGACGCTGATGACATCTGGGAGAAGATAGGGAGGCACTTGAAGAAGCACGGTTTTGATGATGTTGAGATGAGACTCACAGGTTGGAAGGCTAACGCATCAAAGTCGCCGTTGAACACAAACATAGCCAGGGCCTGGAGGAATGCCATAAAGAGCGCGGGGTTCAACGACCCCATCATCTACCCAATGGGAGCAGGAACAGGCCCATACATGTATTATACCGCACCTCCTCTGAACCTAGCCGCGGCTTCGGCGGGAAGCTCCGACATGCCTCCCCACCACGCCCATGCACCTAACGAGTACATAACAACAGAGGAATATATCACGACGACGAAGATGGCCGCCACCTTTCTTATAGAATATGGAAAACTTTAG
- a CDS encoding xanthine dehydrogenase family protein, which translates to MAYDKILEGVLQRDEYLIVGKSIARVDALDKALGRAMFTGDYISKEAITVKVLRSAEPHAKIGRIDYGEALQIPGVLAVLTASDIPGENQIGYALPDQPLLNDRKVHCIGDPIALICALDEEAASEGLEAVSVEYEPLKPNFDIDSSLEAGAELIHEGGNIATKTRIRKGDIDKGFSEAEVVVEETYETPYQEHMCLEPEAAYAIPEGVGKVTVIGTMQSPFLVREKVAQVLGWSLNRVRVIQALTGGAFGKKDDMGPIVSAMAALAAYKLGRPSALVLDRDESAAHSVKRYPARIRYRSGAGGEGRITAAEVDITLDCGAYANRAPYWLWRQTVHATGPYEVENVYVDGRAVYTNKVYGGSFRGFGDVAIHFAAESQVDRLAEKLGMDPIDFRLRNVLRPGSRTGCDQLLDHSVGMEECLRGVKEASSWRDLRKTERGGRRVRGVGVGCGFHGISTSRAAPDWSAAYIILNADGTFTYRTGICELGQGSPIGHAKIVAEILGAPIEAIRVEGPDTDSTPDARPTHGSRGLMLGGTAAAEAALELRRRMIGVAAEMLGCGIEEVEMRGGRAYKRGDPSHGVSFSELAEELYYKGLSPAAYGFYAPPKRQFDPETGLGVSYSVYTFTATVAEVEVDLETGFVEVLRVWPAMDVGKAVDPLMVEGQIHGAISQGMGFALMEKLVVEKGRVLNPNFKDYIIPTSMDMPKVEKPIIVEAPYRHSAFGAKGVGEPAIISIVPAIANAIHHATGIRFSRLPITPEALYMALRRGDEI; encoded by the coding sequence ATGGCTTACGATAAGATCCTTGAGGGGGTTCTGCAGAGAGACGAGTATCTGATTGTGGGTAAGAGCATAGCCAGGGTCGACGCCCTAGACAAGGCCCTCGGGAGGGCCATGTTCACAGGGGACTATATCTCGAAGGAGGCCATTACGGTCAAAGTTCTTAGGAGCGCCGAACCTCACGCGAAGATTGGGAGGATAGATTACGGGGAGGCCCTCCAGATCCCTGGTGTCCTGGCGGTCCTGACCGCATCAGACATTCCGGGGGAGAATCAGATCGGATACGCCCTTCCAGACCAGCCCCTCCTAAATGACAGGAAAGTTCACTGCATCGGGGATCCAATAGCCCTCATCTGCGCCTTGGATGAGGAGGCCGCCTCGGAGGGGCTTGAGGCTGTGAGTGTGGAGTACGAGCCCCTCAAACCCAACTTCGACATAGACTCTTCTCTGGAGGCCGGGGCCGAGCTCATCCATGAGGGGGGCAACATAGCCACCAAAACCCGGATAAGGAAGGGGGACATCGATAAGGGCTTCTCGGAGGCGGAGGTAGTGGTGGAGGAGACCTATGAGACCCCCTACCAGGAGCACATGTGCCTAGAGCCTGAGGCGGCTTACGCTATACCCGAGGGGGTTGGGAAGGTGACGGTGATAGGCACGATGCAGAGCCCCTTCCTCGTGAGGGAGAAGGTGGCCCAGGTCCTTGGCTGGAGCCTGAACAGGGTTCGGGTGATACAGGCTCTAACTGGAGGGGCCTTCGGGAAGAAGGATGACATGGGCCCCATAGTCTCCGCGATGGCCGCCTTGGCAGCCTACAAGCTCGGCAGGCCCTCAGCCTTGGTCCTGGACAGGGATGAGTCGGCAGCCCACTCGGTGAAGAGGTATCCAGCCAGGATAAGATACAGGTCTGGGGCCGGCGGGGAGGGGAGAATAACCGCGGCAGAGGTGGATATAACCCTTGACTGCGGGGCGTACGCTAATAGGGCTCCCTACTGGCTCTGGAGGCAGACAGTCCACGCCACAGGCCCATATGAGGTTGAGAACGTGTATGTCGATGGGAGGGCGGTCTACACCAACAAGGTCTACGGCGGCAGCTTCAGGGGTTTCGGCGACGTGGCCATCCACTTCGCAGCCGAGTCCCAGGTGGACAGATTAGCGGAGAAGCTTGGGATGGACCCCATAGACTTCCGCTTGAGGAACGTATTGAGGCCGGGCTCGAGGACTGGATGCGACCAGCTCCTAGACCACTCGGTTGGGATGGAGGAGTGCCTAAGGGGGGTGAAGGAGGCCTCCTCCTGGAGGGATCTCAGGAAGACGGAGAGGGGCGGCAGAAGGGTTAGGGGGGTTGGAGTTGGATGCGGCTTCCACGGCATAAGCACGAGCAGGGCGGCCCCGGACTGGTCTGCAGCCTACATAATCCTGAACGCCGATGGGACCTTCACTTACAGGACTGGGATCTGCGAGCTCGGCCAGGGATCCCCCATAGGCCACGCCAAGATAGTCGCGGAGATCCTCGGAGCGCCCATAGAAGCCATAAGGGTTGAGGGGCCAGACACAGACTCGACGCCGGATGCAAGGCCGACCCATGGGAGCAGGGGACTCATGCTTGGGGGGACAGCCGCGGCGGAGGCGGCCCTAGAGCTGAGGAGGAGGATGATCGGGGTTGCCGCGGAGATGCTGGGATGCGGGATTGAGGAGGTGGAGATGAGGGGGGGAAGGGCCTACAAGAGGGGCGACCCATCCCATGGGGTGAGCTTCTCGGAGCTCGCCGAGGAGCTCTACTATAAGGGGTTATCCCCAGCAGCCTATGGGTTCTACGCGCCTCCCAAACGGCAGTTCGACCCTGAGACGGGATTGGGGGTGAGCTACTCGGTTTACACCTTCACCGCGACTGTGGCGGAGGTAGAGGTGGACCTAGAGACGGGATTTGTAGAGGTTCTTAGAGTCTGGCCCGCAATGGATGTGGGGAAGGCCGTGGACCCCTTGATGGTCGAGGGGCAGATCCACGGGGCCATATCCCAGGGGATGGGCTTCGCATTGATGGAGAAGCTCGTCGTCGAGAAGGGCAGGGTCCTGAACCCGAACTTCAAGGATTACATAATCCCCACAAGCATGGATATGCCGAAGGTGGAGAAGCCCATCATAGTAGAAGCCCCCTACAGGCACTCCGCCTTCGGGGCTAAGGGAGTGGGGGAGCCGGCCATTATCTCGATAGTCCCGGCCATAGCCAACGCCATCCACCACGCAACGGGGATAAGGTTCAGCAGGCTGCCCATCACCCCCGAGGCCCTATACATGGCCCTGAGGAGGGGGGATGAGATATGA
- a CDS encoding xanthine dehydrogenase family protein subunit M, which translates to MKPLPALSLHRPRTLNEALKLLKELEDAKPIAGGTDLIPTMREGALRVRNLVDLTMIEALRGIWEKAGEIYIGAATTLSQLERSKIIAERAPALWAAATSIGSVQIRNLGTIGGNLCNASPAADTAPPLLTLNAVADIASEDEWRTIPLHSLFAGPKLTSLKPWELLTHVRFPTPPENVGMSFQKLGRRKGHTISLVNASAYLELEGLTCRDVRIALGSVAPTPIRVWEVEEMMRGRRMTEELIEEAASNCYKLVSPIDDLRASASYRREMSRVLVRRALREAWTRARGEVG; encoded by the coding sequence ATGAAGCCCCTACCGGCCTTAAGCCTCCACCGCCCAAGAACCCTAAATGAGGCCTTGAAACTCCTCAAAGAGCTGGAGGATGCTAAGCCCATTGCGGGGGGAACAGACCTCATCCCAACTATGAGGGAGGGAGCCCTAAGGGTGAGAAACCTCGTAGACCTGACCATGATAGAGGCCCTAAGGGGGATCTGGGAGAAGGCCGGCGAGATCTATATAGGCGCGGCTACAACCCTAAGCCAGCTCGAGAGGTCGAAGATCATAGCTGAGAGGGCTCCAGCCCTCTGGGCCGCGGCCACCTCCATCGGCAGCGTCCAGATAAGGAACCTAGGAACCATAGGGGGGAACCTTTGCAACGCCTCCCCAGCCGCTGACACAGCGCCACCCCTCCTAACATTAAACGCGGTGGCCGACATAGCCTCAGAGGATGAATGGAGGACGATACCCCTCCATAGCCTCTTCGCAGGGCCGAAGCTCACCAGCCTGAAGCCCTGGGAGCTCCTCACCCATGTAAGGTTCCCAACACCACCTGAGAATGTAGGGATGTCCTTCCAGAAGCTTGGGAGGAGGAAGGGGCACACCATCTCCCTCGTCAACGCCTCGGCCTACCTAGAGCTCGAGGGGCTGACCTGCCGAGATGTAAGGATCGCGCTCGGGTCCGTGGCCCCTACGCCCATAAGGGTTTGGGAGGTGGAGGAGATGATGAGGGGGAGGAGGATGACGGAGGAACTCATAGAGGAGGCAGCCTCCAACTGCTACAAGCTCGTGAGCCCCATAGACGATTTGAGGGCATCAGCCAGTTATAGAAGGGAGATGTCAAGGGTTCTGGTTAGGAGGGCTCTAAGGGAGGCCTGGACGAGGGCTAGGGGTGAGGTGGGATGA
- a CDS encoding (2Fe-2S)-binding protein, whose translation MRISFKLNGRDVTCEARDNISLLDLLRRELGVKSVKKGCDQGECGACTVLLDGSPVNSCLILAPKLEGREVTTVEGLQKDPIMRRLVDSFIEDGAIQCGFCTPGMLLSAYALLRDNQRPTIDEVKRAIVGNLCRCTGYVNIVKAILDASERIRDG comes from the coding sequence ATGAGGATCTCCTTCAAGCTCAACGGCAGAGATGTGACATGTGAGGCTAGGGACAACATCTCCCTCCTAGACCTCCTGAGGAGAGAGCTGGGGGTTAAGAGCGTGAAGAAGGGATGCGACCAGGGCGAGTGCGGGGCCTGCACCGTCCTGCTCGACGGGTCACCTGTCAACTCCTGCCTAATACTAGCCCCAAAACTGGAGGGGAGGGAGGTCACAACGGTTGAGGGACTCCAAAAGGACCCGATCATGAGGAGGCTTGTGGATAGCTTCATAGAGGATGGGGCCATCCAGTGCGGCTTCTGCACACCCGGAATGCTCCTCTCAGCCTACGCCCTTCTCAGGGATAATCAGAGGCCCACCATCGATGAGGTGAAGAGGGCGATCGTGGGAAACCTATGCAGGTGCACAGGCTACGTCAACATAGTTAAGGCCATCCTCGACGCCTCTGAGAGGATCAGAGATGGGTGA